The Henckelia pumila isolate YLH828 unplaced genomic scaffold, ASM3356847v2 CTG_525:::fragment_3, whole genome shotgun sequence genome segment TATGCTGTAGATAGTCTGATGATTTGTCAACCGTGACTTTGAAAATGCAATTATTTGGTTTTCAGTCGCCTTATAGACTATCTTTTTAACCTGGACAAATAATTACATTTTGGTGATTCTTAAGTGCCGTGGAatgatttttctttttattttactaTCAACATGCCTCAACATATTTGTTTTGCAGAATTTTTCTTTTTACTAGTGATACGATGATTagatttgtgaaaaaaaaaatagccaGAATAAGAGAATCTCCTGATGCATAACAGCAAAATACAGTAACAGAAATACCCCAACACTTTTATTCCTTAATAACTGACAGATTTCCTCTTTCATTGTTGGAAATCATAGGTAACAAAGACTGTAGAACTAATAAAAGCTAAAGGTGGAAAAGTTACGCGAGAACCTGGTCCTGTCAAAGGTGGGAAAACCGTAATAGCATTTGTAGAGGATCCTGATGGTTATAAGTTTGAACTTTTAGAGAGAGGTCCTAGTCCTGAGCCATTGTGTCAAGTGATGCTTCGAGTTGGAGATCTTGATCGGTCTATCGATTTCCATGAGAAGGTGAGATTGCTTCCTTTGATGAATGTATTTGGTTTACATGTTCAAAGCTGAGGTTCTACTTCCCAGTTGTGTATTGTGTAATATGACCCATCCATCATTAACAGTTCTTTTTTTTTGAAGGCATCGTTAAGTGTTCTTACCTTTGCATGTTTGTGTAAGTTTTGAATTTTCTCTCACATTTCAGGCTTTTGGAATGGAGCTTCTTCGCAAGCGAGACAATCCTGAACAAAAGGTGATTCTCTCTCTACCCCCACCCCCACCCCAAACCCAACAAAcccaaccccccccccccacccacaaaaaaaaataaaaataaaaaataaaaaaacttaaaataataataacaataataataatgtgaGGGAAATAACTTTGATTCAATATATTCCAACTATTTTGAAGTTATCAAAGCGAAAGTTAGGTGCAATCTACTCTCTAACCCCCTATCCTTTTCCCTTTCCTTCACAACTGATTGCTTTCTTTCTGCTGTAAAGTACACGATAGCCATGATGGGTTATGGCCCCGAAGATAAAAATGTGGTACTGGAGTTGACATACAACTATGGCGTGACCGAATATGACAAAGGCAATGCGTATGCCCAGGTTTGGATATTATGTTAAGAGTTTTATTCTAAGTGAGCCCACTCTTTGCACGTCTATTGCTTTGTTATGTAGAATCAACATGTTAATACTTCTGTAACATGATACAGATGCTAGATATGACGACTTTTTAAAATTCCTAGATACGTCAATTGACATTAAGGCAGCTGATGGCACGGTTTATTTCAATGTGTTGATGTGTTTTCTATCCTGAACTAATTTACAGATATTGGACCAATAGTAGATAATGAAAATTTAAACATGTCTTATGGTTCTACTTTTCAAATTGAAAGAACTTGGCAAGCTTAAAATGTCTATAATATATTAACATGAGAGAAAAATAAATTCATTCTAGACACTTATTAAAAAATAGTGGTTGCAACTTCTTCATTTTGTGATCTGCCATGTTGACAGTTGTTAATGCGTGAGTTATTTACTGCTCGACATTGTATGATTAATTTTTTGGAAGTCGCTGCAGAGTGCAGTCTTCGCTCTGTAGTAGTCTGATTCAAACTTTTGGCTGACTGATTATTACCTGTAGATAGCCACCAGGACAGATGATGTATATAAACTTTTGGCTCTGTAGTAGTCTGATTCGAACTTTTGGCTGACTGACTGTTACCTGCAGATAGCCATCGGGACAGATGATGTATATAAAACTGCTGAAGTAATTAAGCTCGCTGGTGGGAAGATTACCAGGGAACCTGGACCTCTACCTGGTATTAGCACCAAGATTACTGCATGCCTGGATCCTGATGGTTGGAAAACGGTACACCCCAACTTCTATTAGGAAAAAAGACCACTTGctttatatttgtttttgagTTGCTAAGTTTTCAAGATCAGCTGTGAGAAAAATAATTCAGATTGAACGATGACTGCTCTTCATATTTCCTAATCATTTTGGAATTTAAAGATTGTCGAGAGGATTTTGAGTTTGACCCAATAACTGGCTCATATTTTTGGACCACTTGAAAGCAGTCTTTTCATTCATCAACATCAAAGCAAGGGTGGGCTCGTTACAACTGAGGTCTTATGTTATATTATGTCATAACACAGTTATTTGAACAGTACATGCTCTTTACACAAACCTTGCAGGTTTTTGTTGATAACTTGGATTTTCTCAAAGAATTGGAGTGAGTGAGTTTCCTTTAGAAATCGTCATGCCAAATCCAAGGAGAGAAGCAGGGATTTCGGATCTAACATTGCCCCTACTGCTCTTGTCAAATGATGCACCGCGAGTTCTCAATCAGTTATAGCACTCAGCTCCGTTTTGTAAATCAAATCGCATCGTGTCTGTCAGATAAGTTATAAGAGCAGTGGGCGATTAGGAACTGTGTTTGGTTAGGTTAAATAATCTCTTTGATAGAACCCTGTCACAAAGAAAATTGTCCTTTCAAAATTTGTATGATATTTATGTCAAATGTACACTCATACTTCTTTTTggcaaaaataaaatgttaaacAATTTACTTTTGTATCCCCAGATTTCTCGATACGAAGATGTGTATCTTGTAAGTCGGTCTCAAGGATATTTATTTATGAGATCAGTCGA includes the following:
- the LOC140873053 gene encoding probable lactoylglutathione lyase, chloroplastic → MVRIIPMASSIKPSLSSLRFSKAARFSSPNRGLASVHLGSAVPQLQSFGLRTCKFLKGAAIIPSVSAAGNVAQASTAATQENTLDWAKKDNRRMLHVVYRVGDLDKTIKFYTECLGMKLLRKRDMTDERYTNAFLGYGPEDTHFVIELTYNYGVDKYDIGTGFGHFGIAVDDVTKTVELIKAKGGKVTREPGPVKGGKTVIAFVEDPDGYKFELLERGPSPEPLCQVMLRVGDLDRSIDFHEKAFGMELLRKRDNPEQKYTIAMMGYGPEDKNVVLELTYNYGVTEYDKGNAYAQIAIGTDDVYKTAEVIKLAGGKITREPGPLPGISTKITACLDPDGWKTVFVDNLDFLKELE